The sequence AAAGCCTATTTGTTTATTTGTTTTGAGGAGGTCAATAATATGGAAACTTTTGCAGCAGGTATAATGGGATTATTTTTCCTTTTCGGACTTTTTTTATTATTTTTAAATATCATTACAAGTGTTTGGGCATATAGAGATGCCAGAAGAAAAGGAAATTCTAAAGAATATGCGATCGTTGTATTAATTGGAACGATCTTATTTCCTATTTTAGGTTTAATTGTTTATTTAATTATTAGAAATGACTAGTAAAACTAGAGAGATGCGTGAAGGGAGACCCTAACTTACTATGAAATACAAAATGGTAGCCATCGATGTGGATGATACGTTAATAAATGATGATAGAATTGTGACAGAAGCTACAAAAGAAGCTCTTATTAAAGCCATTAAGCAAGATGTGGTCATCACTTTAGCCACTGGAAGAATGTTTGCATCAGCAAAACAAATCGCTAAACAAATTAATTTAAATGTCCCTTTGATTACTTATCAAGGCTCACTCGTTAAAAATTTATTGGATGAAGAAATCATCTATGAGCGTTCAGTACCTGAAGCAATTAGTGACTATGTATTCAAATATGCGGTTGAAAACAAACATCACCTTCAGGTATATC comes from Chengkuizengella sediminis and encodes:
- a CDS encoding PLDc N-terminal domain-containing protein translates to METFAAGIMGLFFLFGLFLLFLNIITSVWAYRDARRKGNSKEYAIVVLIGTILFPILGLIVYLIIRND